The Burkholderia lata genome contains a region encoding:
- a CDS encoding porin yields MTKQMTARGSDSRAWMAHAGLRVTVAVACVAGPGAAFAQDGVTLYGVIDEFAQYVNTGNGYTAAINSGGQWGSRFGLKGGEDIGGGQKIEFALENGFNPNDGSLASSGSLFNRQAWVGIAGQWGKVRAGRQNSPLFNDQGGQDAFGGVTQASGMDNLTVFAFRTSNTLSYQSPEIAGFQGGLYFGFGDAGGVRSAGSSQQFDLTYEHGPFGAFVAGQWLKNATATTTDRTIMAGASYEIGKATVYGGFSAVKWADLGIDSRVYGLSVKYQFNPANYVALGYAYLHDQSSQGNHADQLGLMYEYDLSKRTSFYGALSYLRNRNQAGYTLAGAANPGLPLAYPGANARGVQLGIVHRF; encoded by the coding sequence ATGACTAAACAAATGACGGCCCGCGGGAGCGATTCCCGGGCGTGGATGGCGCACGCCGGTCTTCGCGTGACGGTCGCGGTGGCGTGCGTCGCTGGACCGGGCGCCGCATTCGCGCAGGACGGCGTCACGCTGTACGGCGTGATCGACGAATTCGCGCAGTACGTGAATACGGGCAACGGCTATACGGCGGCGATCAATTCGGGTGGCCAGTGGGGCAGCCGGTTCGGGCTGAAGGGCGGCGAGGATATCGGCGGCGGGCAGAAGATCGAGTTCGCGCTGGAGAACGGCTTCAACCCGAACGACGGTTCGCTGGCGAGTTCGGGCAGCCTGTTCAACCGGCAGGCATGGGTCGGCATCGCGGGGCAGTGGGGCAAGGTGCGCGCGGGCCGCCAGAATTCGCCGCTGTTCAACGACCAGGGCGGACAGGATGCGTTCGGCGGCGTCACGCAGGCGTCCGGCATGGACAACCTGACCGTGTTCGCGTTCCGCACCAGCAATACGCTGTCGTACCAGAGCCCGGAGATCGCGGGCTTCCAGGGCGGGCTGTACTTCGGGTTCGGCGATGCGGGCGGCGTGCGCTCGGCAGGCTCCAGCCAGCAGTTCGACCTGACCTACGAACACGGGCCGTTCGGTGCGTTCGTCGCGGGCCAGTGGCTGAAGAACGCGACGGCGACCACCACCGATCGCACGATCATGGCCGGCGCGTCGTACGAGATCGGCAAGGCCACCGTGTACGGCGGCTTCTCCGCGGTGAAGTGGGCCGATCTCGGCATCGATTCGCGCGTGTACGGGCTGTCGGTCAAATACCAGTTCAATCCGGCGAACTACGTGGCGCTCGGCTACGCGTATCTGCACGACCAGTCGTCGCAGGGCAACCATGCGGACCAGCTCGGGCTGATGTACGAGTACGACCTGTCGAAGCGCACGAGCTTCTACGGCGCGCTGTCGTACCTGCGCAACCGCAACCAGGCCGGCTATACGCTCGCCGGTGCGGCGAACCCCGGCCTGCCGCTCGCGTATCCGGGTGCGAATGCACGCGGTGTGCAGCTGGGTATCGTTCACCGGTTCTGA